A window of Adhaeribacter arboris genomic DNA:
TGGTCGATGAAAAAATCGCGGGAAACCAGAATAGCCTGTTCTTCTTCCAGAGGCAGAGAGTTAACTACCAGCCAGGGTTGGCTTTTTTCGACGGTGGCCCGCATGGTAAATTTAAATTCGGAGAAATGTTTGGCTGAACGCAGGCAAGCCACCTGAAAACCAAACGGGTTCCCGTGGTGATACATTTCTTGGCCCAAGGAATTGGTATACGATATACGGGTAATTCGTTGGGTAGCCTCGGTACAGGGAGCAACTAATAACTCGAATAAGGCTTCGGTAACCGGGGCTTCGTATTTATTATGCGTGTGGTAGTTAATTGTGTATTCGGTGGCCATTGACAACTTTTAAAGTAAAAAAATTAATAAACAAGGTACTTTTCTTCGAGCAACCGGCCCAGCTTGTATAATTTATCCAGCGCTTTATTTAAAAAGCCAATGGTATCATCTTCTACTTCTTCTATGGTCATGAATTGTAGCTGAGCCGCACTTTTGCCCACCTTAAACGTTATGGAATCTTTTCCTTTTGCTTCCTGAAAAGCAATGCTCTGCACATTTTTTTGAATATAGCTTAAATTATAAGCCAATGATTTCGGAAAAGTGGCATTAAACAGCAGAAAATCCAGAATGTTACGGCGCCAGGTATTGGTTTTATAATACCGTTTGTACATATCAAAGGCTTGAGCGCTTTTCAGCAGCATCGTCCATTGGTAATTTTCGGCGGGGCCGCCTCGTTTTGCCGGATCTATTTTTTCTACGTCGTACAAAGTGGTTAAAATCATTTTACAAATTTGCACGGCCCGCTCCAGGTTAATGCCTAAAGATATTAACATCCACACTTCGTCGCGGATGAGCGTATTGGCGATTAAACCTTTAATTACCGAGCTGTTTTCTTCTACTTCCCGGGAAAAACTAAAAATTCCTTTTTGCTGAAATCTGGTGGCATCGTACTTATTAATGCTGTGATAAAACCGGTTAATGGCTTCCCATATTTCCATCGAAATACTGTCGCGGGTACCCCGGGCATTTTCCCGGATTAAATTAACGGTAGATACAATGGAAGAAGGATTATTATCGTCGATGGTAATAAAGCAAAGTACATCATCATCGGTTAGTTGCCCGTATTTTTGGTAATAATCGGCTTGCTGACCCATTAAATCTAAGATAGATTCTAAAGTATTTTCTTTATTCAGCGCCAACGGAGCATCCAGCGACGAAACATAATGCACTTTGGTGTAACGGGCTACGTGTTCGGCCCGCTCAATGTAGCGCCCCATCCAGAATAAACTATTACCAATTCTTGATAACATAAATTTAGTTAAAAGTTACAGGTTGCAAGTTGCAAGTTGAAAAGGTTAGAAGGTTTAAAAGTTAGAAAGTTGAATGGGTTTAAGGTTAGAAGTTAAAATTGTTCTGGCTTTACATAATATTTTTCCCCTAAACCATCCAACTTTTAACCATCCAACAATATAACAGTATGCTTTAATCTGAGATTATAGATTATGGACTATAGATTACGCACAATTCAACAAACCAGCAATTTCATAATTGGTCGACTGTGGACCGTGGACTAACACTTATTTCGCCAGCACCCAGGTATCTTTAGAACCTCCGCCCTGCGAGGAGTTTACCACTAAGCTACCTTTAGTAAGCGCCACCCGCGACAAGCCGCCTTTTAATACATACTGTTTGTCTTTGCCCAAAAGGGTGTACGTGCGTAAATCAATGTGGCGCCCTTCAAATTTGTTTTCCTTTTCGATAAAGGTGGAATGCAGCGAAAGCGACATAATGGGTTGCGCAATGTATTTCCGGCGGTTGGCCGCGATAACTTTTTTTAATTCTTCGCGTTGCTCCCGGGTAGAATTACTGCCAACCAAAATTCCGTAACCCCCCGACTCATCAACCGGTTTTACTACCAGTTCCTCCATGTGCTCTAATACATACGAATAATCATGGTCGAGTTCGCAGCGGTAAGTATGTACATTATTCAGAATCGGGTCCTCGCCCAGGTAGTATTTTATAATTTCCGGCACGTAGCTGTACACGGCTTTGTCGTCGGCGGCGCCGGTACCGGGAGCGTTGAGTAGCGAAACATTTCCTTCGCGGTAGGCTCCCAATATACCCGGTATGCCTAAAACCGAATCCGCTTTAAAAGCCAATGGGTCCAGAAATAAATCATCGATTCGCCGGTAAATAACATCTACCCGCTGCGGGCCATAAATCGTTTTCATGTACACGAAATTATGATCCACGAACAAATCGCGTCCTTCTACCAGCGGGATGCCCATGGTAAGCGCCAGAAAGGAATGTTCGTAATACGCCGAATTATATACGCCCGGCGTTAGAACCACGCAGGTAGGTTCGTTATCGCTGTTTGGGGCCACGGACTGCATAATGGACAGCAACTGTTGCGGATAATCCTGGACCGACAACACATCGTGTTTGCGGAAAAGATTAAACAGCGTTTTCTTCATGGCTTCGCGGTTGGAAAGTACGTAACTAACTCCCGAAGGGCAGCGCACGTTATCTTCCAGCACGTAATACTGGCCGTCGCTGTGCTTAATTAAATCCGTTCCCGAAATATGGTTGTAGATATTACCCACCGGGTTAATGCCCAGCATGGCTTTGGCGTAATGACTCGAACTAAAGATAAGCTCAGCCGGCACAATCCCGTCCCGAAGAATCTGCTTTTTGTTGTAAATATCCTGAATAAATAAATTTATGGCCAGGTTCCGTTGAATAACCCCTCGTTCTAAATGGTCCCAATCACTCGCCGAAATAATGCGAGGGAAAAGATCAAAAGGAAAAATCCGCTCTACGCCCCGGGCTTTGTCGGAGTACACGGCAAACGTTACGCCCTGGTTAAAGAAAGAAACTTTGGCCAGTTCATTTAGTTCGTTAAAATCTTCGGTGGTAAATTGCTTAAACTGATCCAGCACTAAATTATAATGCGGGAAAACTTTCCCCTCCGGGCTAAATACCTCATCCAGAAACCCTGGCTTTAAATCGTAACCGCTAAAAACCCCTTGGTAGGTTTCATAACTCCGGACATCACTCATACATCTTCGTTTATAATGTATACTATTTAACCTAAATAAGTATTAATTTACTAATATTAACTAATTATGGTTGAAATTTTAACTATATTTTTAAAAGTAGTAGTAATTTTCTCTAAGCACCCTTTCATTATGAACTTAACTTAGTGCAACATAATAATAAAATCCGAAATGCCAGTTTTGTTTGGGCCTTTACTTATTTTTAAATAAAAACGAAAGTTAACATTAAAAATAACCGAAATTGCCCTCGGATGGGAGAAGGAATATAATTGCCTTATGCGACTCTATGCTACCATCCCATGCTAAATGACCGGACGAAAGGCTCTACTACATGCCAGATGTTCTAATTAGTAACGTATATACGTAATAATCCGGTTTATCGGCGAAGTTCCTACATTGTTTAAAAGATAGAGCCACTATTCTGTATTTCTTTTATTACTTGATTTTATTTCTTTAAGACTTAATAAGAGCTTACCTAGTAACTACTGGTAGTCAGCCTAAATCTTCTAAATTATCGTACACTGTTTTTTAACGTGAAATATATACTACGCCCTTATGAAAAAATATAAAGTATTAAGAAGCATTTCCGCGGAAGCCTTTGAAAACGAGTTAAATTCCTTGGCAAAAGCCGGTTGGAAAGTAATTTCGGCGAATCTGGCCCAACAAGGCTTAGAAAGCGATGAAGCCATTTTCTTCGCCTTACTGGTAATAAACGATGTTGACGTAGAATTAAAACAGATGCTCGAAGAAAATGTAAATGAGCTGGAAGATATTGATTTAAACCCTTCGGATAATTAATGACATGGTAAAGGGAGCGATTAAGTTATCGGGCTTAAGACAAAAATTAAGTTATTTCTACCTTTAACTAAAGGATAACGCATTAATCCTTTTAGAAAAAACTTATATTTAACCCCGCACAGAACAACTTATTATTCATGAAAAAAATATCTTATTTATTTTCTTTGCTCTTATTTTCCGGTCAGTTTTTACCGGACGCGGAAGCTCAATCCGGCAAGCCTTTGTTTCCGCAAATGCCTGGGATGGAGGCGTATACCTACCGCGAAAGTTTTAAGAAGAACGTAGCGGCTACGCTCGATACCATTAAAATGCTGGGGTTTACCGAGTTGGAAAGCGGCGCTAGTCCTTATGGACTAACGGCCGAAACTTTCCGGAAAATGCTGGATGAACGCCGCTTAACTTGTCCTTCAGTGGGAGCTGGTTACGACGAAATTGTAAAAGACCCCGCCGAAGTTGCCCGGAAAGCCAAAGTATTGGGAGCCAAATACGTAATGGTGGCCTGGATACCGCATAAAAAAGAATTTACGCTAGCCGACGCGCAAAAAGCTGCCAGCGATTTTAACCGGGTTGGTAAGATTTTAAAAGATCAAGGCATTACTTTCTGTTACCATAACCACGGTTATGAATTCGGGCCTTACCAAAATGGTACCCTCTTCGATTACCTGGCCGCGAATACCGATCCGCGTTATGTTTCGTTTGAACTGGATATTTTATGGGCTTTTCACGGGGGGCAAGACCCGGTGCAACTCCTGAATAAATACGGCAGCCGCTGGAAACTCATGCACTTAAAAGATTTGAAAAAAGGCGTGAAAGGCGATTTAACCGGTAATACTCCCATCGAAAACGACGTAGTCCTCGGAACCGGCCAATTAGATATTCCGGCCATTTTAAAAGCGGCTAAAAAAGTAGGCATCAAACATTACTTCATCGAAGACGAAAGCCCCCAACCCCACAAGCAAGTGCCGCAAACCCTGGCTTATTTAAAAAGTTTAAAGGAGTAAGTACAGATTGTAATTACTTATATTACTTATAAAAGTTAAGAAAGCACCGGTAATTCGCTGGTGCTTTTTCATTTTCGTAATTTATTGGCAGTAAACAGAACCAGCTTACTTATTTTTATTAGTTTGCCTCTACCAGTTTACCGTAAAAAATCAACCCATTATTTTTACTAACTCTTATTTCCATTATTAAATCTCACATCCAGGATCTACAATAGTTTAGGCCGCATTAAAAAATTAACGAAACGTATGTTTTGGTTTCATATAAACATCTTTTTGGGAACCGAAATTCTTTAATTACATTAATCCGGTTTCTGGTAAAGTGTGTCAATTATCAAAACCATAACTAATGCATTCGGTAGCTAACAATTATTAAAAACTAATCTGATGAAAGTTTTGCCATTACTTTTAATGTTCCTGCTTTTTGCCGCCACAGGCTATACCCAAAAGCTAATGGGTTTCACGGATGTAAATGCGGCTAAACAAATTGATTGGGAAAAACAGTTTGATGCGCAGCTAAATGCCAAAAATCTGGATACCTGGATGCAGTTTCTCACGTCACATCCGCACCATGTGGGCAGTCCGCAAGATAAAGCAAATGCCGAATACATGGCGAATTTGTTTAAACAATGGGGATACCAAACCGAAATTGCTTCTTACGATGTCTTATTTCCTACCCCTAAAACCAGGTTGTTGGAACTCTTAGGCAAGCAACCTTACAAGGCCAAACTGGAAGAACCCAGCTTGCCCGAAGACAAAACTTCCGGCCAAAAAACAGAACAACTACCCGCTTACAACGCTTATTCAGCCGATGGCGATGTAACAGCGGAATTAGTCTTTGTTAATCGGGGTGTTCCGGCTGATTATGAGGAACTAGAAAGATTTGGTGTTGAGGTGAAAGGCAAAATTGCAATTGCCAAATATGGTGGTTCCTGGCGCGGTATTAAACCCAAATTAGCGGCAGAACACGGCGCTATTGGCTGCCTTATTTATTCCGATCCGCAAGATGACGGTTATGCTCTCGGAGATGTGTACCCCCAAGGCGCTTTCCGGCCAAAAGATGGAGTGCAGCGCGGTTCTGTAATGGATATGCCGGTTTCTCCCGGCGATCCGCTAACTCCCAATATAGGAGCAACCAAGAAAGCCAAGCGCTTGGACCGCAAGGAAGCCAATACTATCATGAAAATTCCCGTTCTGCCCATCTCCTACGAAGATGCAATGCCTTTATTACAGTCCTTAGCGGGCCCGGTGGTGCCCGCTAATTGGCGAGGAGGTTTACCGATTACGTATCATGTTGGTCCAAGCAAAGATAAAGTGCATTTGAAAGTGGATTTTAATTGGGATATCAAACCGCTTTATAACGTAATTGCCAAATTGCCGGGTAGTGAATTTCCGGATGAATGGGTTATTCGGGGAAATCATCACGATGCCTGGGTAAACGGGGCAGCTGACCCTACCAGCGGAATGGTAGCCGAAATGGAAGAAGCCAGAGCCATTGGCGAATTAGTTAAAAAAGGATTTAAATTAAAGCGGACGCTGGTGTATTGCGCCTGGGATGGGGAAGAACCGGCTTTGCTGGGTTCAACGGAATGGACAGAAGATCACCAGGATGAATTACGGAAAAAAGCCGTCTTCTATTTAAATTCCGATGGCAATTCCAGAGGCTTCATTGAAGTCGGGGGATCTCATACCTTAGAACCTTTTTTTAACGAAATAGCAGATGCGGTGATAGATCCGCAAACCAAGGTGAGTATAAAAGATAGAAGTTATGCTGCCACTATGGTAACTGCAAATAAAAACGCCCGGGCTAAATTAACCGGAACTAAAACTATAAAATTGGAGGCGCTTGGCGCAGGTTCCGATTGGTCTGGTTTCTTGCAACATTTAGGTATTGCCTCCATGAATCTCGGTTTTTATGGAGAATCGGAAGGGGGTGTTTATCATTCCGTTTACGATTCCTACGATCATTTTATAAAATACCAAGACCCGGGTTTTAATTATGGCGTGGCCTTATCCAAAACTGCCGGGCGTATAATAATGCGAATGGCCAATGCCGATATTTTGCCTTTTGAGGTAAATAGCTTTTACAAAACAGTAGCAGAGTATATTACCGATTTAAAATCCCAATTAGATAACACCCGAGCCGAAAATGAACTGGAAAATAAAATGATTCAGGATAAGTTATTTGACCTGGCAAAGGATCCTACTTCAAATTATAAAATACCAAAAATAAAAGATGCTGTACCTTATCTTAATTTCAGTCACCTGGAAAATGCCCTGGTACAGCTAAGAACCAATACCGAAGCATTAGGAAAGCAATATGGCAGCGCTCTAGGAATGCCTGTTACCAAACAAAAGCAACTAAATGAAATCTTATATAAACTGGAAAGAAAACTGATTACGGAAAAAGGATTACCCAGGCGACCCTGGTATAAGCACCAGATTTATGCCCCAGGATATTATACCGGCTACGGCGTAAAAACCTTGCCGGGTATTCGGGAGGCTATAGAACAGCGCAATTGGCCAGAAGCACAGGAAAATATAGAAGTAATAGCCAAAACAATGGAATCGTATACGCAACAAATTCAACTGGCCCTGGCTGTTCTTAGCAGATAAAATAATTAAAATTGGTTAAGGGGTTCATTGAAGATTTGCCTAACAAATTTACCTTAGTCATTGACAAAGATAATTATTAAATAAACTTGCCTTATGTTTCTGCGGCAATGCAAGAAATAAATGGAAAATGTAAATACTCCTTCCTCTACAGAATACGAGTCTAAATCCCTAAAATCAACCTATACCCTCCAGTTCTGGTTATTATGCCTATGCTCCTTTCTTTTTATGGCGGGCCATTACATGATTTTACCCGAATTACCGGCTTATCTTAGTTCTATGGGCGGCGGCGATTACAAAGGCTATATAATTGGCTTATTTACCGTTACCGCGGCCATTAGCCGGCCGTTTAGTGGCCGTTTAGCGGATAAAATCGGGCGGATTCCGGTTATTGTTTTGGGTACCGGCGTTTGCTGCGCCTGCGCTTTGGTTTATCCCTTTGTAGGTTCCGTAGCGGCTTTTCTTTTTCTCCGGTTAATTCACGGTTTTTCCATGGGCTTTCAGCCGACCGGGACTTCGGCGTACGTAGCCGATATTGCTCCGGAAAATCGCCGCGGCGAGGCCATTGGATTATTTGGATTGTTGGGAAGTCTGGGAATAGCCTTCGGGCCGGTAATTGGCAGCACGGTGGCGCAGCAATTTTCCTTAACCACTATGTTTTACCTTTCCTCGGTTTGTTCCTTGGTTTCCGTTTTATTATTATCTAAGATGCGGGAAACAGTAGCCGTACCCGTACCTTTCGCCTTTTCTTTACTTAAAATTAAAGTAAAAGAGCTTTTTGAACCGCGGGTATGGATTCCAGCCTCTATCTTGTTTTTGATTATGTTTCCGAACGGCATGGTGCTCACCTTAATTCCGGATTTTAGCCAATTTTTAGGTTTAAGTAATAAAGGAGTATATTTTACTTTTTTTACCGGTGCTTCTTTGGCCACGCGTTACCTGGCGGGCCGGGCTTCGGATAAATATGGCCGGGTACCCGTTTTGCGTTGCTCTTTGCTTATTTTAATTCTGGCCATGATGGTTACGGCCTTAGCTACTTCGCCGGGTATTTTAATAGTGGCCGCCATTCTTTACGGGATTACCTCGGGTATTAGCTCTCCAACTCTTTACGCCTGGACCGTAGATTTAAGCCGGGATCAACAACGCGGCCGCGCTATGGCGACGGCTTATTTTGCCGTGGAAGCCGGCGTAGGAGCCGGTGCTTTACTAGCCGGCTGGGCATTTGCCAACCAAGCCCGGAACATTCCCACGGTATTCTGGCTCGCTACTTTGTTTGGTTTTAGCGCTTTTTTGTTTTTGCTTTTGGTAGCTAAATCAAATCGGCTGAAATAACTTTTGGTATACTGATACCTGGCTAAAGTATTCTGATTAAGGCTGGTTCGTACCAGTTTTCATATTCGCTAATCCTTATTTTTTGATCCATTCCCGGTAATTTATCGAGTTAAATTTCTTCCCCATTAGGCCGCGGAATTCCGGCGAAAGTAACATATTCAATTCCGTTTACCGGTGCAGGCCGACTTTTGGTTTTCCGTCTCTAGTATGTATCAAATTACTGTTCATATTCACCCGCCTATCCATTTCCGAGCTCGATTGAGCCACACGAATTATTACCAAATAGCTACAATTTCCTGGTACCCGGAACAAGCAAACATGACCGAAGTTGAAAAGTTAAACCCTTTTCCGCTAATTGCTGCACGACCCTATTGAAAGCCCTGGTTCATCCCAACATTATCTACCCGAAGGAGCTAGCCAGGCAACTTACTTTTTGCTTTTTAGGCTAAAGCGGTTTACTAGCAGAAAAAGGTAAAATGAATTAAAGGAAATAAACACTTTTTTCATGTTACTAAATCCATGGCTTTCAATTGGGTAAAATAAACGAAGAACGGTCATCAAACTTTTATATAAACTCTTTTTTTGTCCAGCAAGTACCCAATCAACCACAAGACTAACATATAGGATATTGCAAACAACAAAGAAGCATTTTTGCCAGCCAGCCAGTTAGCGTAACCATGTTGGTAAATCCAGCCTTGCAAACCTTGATCCCCTATTTTAATTAAGCCCAGGGTTTTCACTATCATGCCCGACAAAGCGTAAATAAACAAAGGATTACGGCCAAATACTTCAAAGAAATAAGTCCATTTTTTTAAATTAGCTATTTCTATTATAAACAGTAAGCCAGCTAAAATAAGCAAGTCTAAACCTACCGTTTGTAATACATAGGAACTAGTCCAGATGGGTTTATTAATCGGGAAATAGATATTCCATAGTTGAGCCACTACCACTAATAGCACTACTGTCCAGTTTAAGGTAGTTATCGTTTTTAGATTATTTCCGCTTTTCTGAATAAATACTCCCGTCAGGTAACCAGCAATTACGTTTACGATAGCCGGCAAAGTGCTCAACAAACCTTCCGGGTCGAAGGGAATACCATAGCCTTTGTATAAATTTTTAGCGGGTAGTACCAAAAGATCGAATTTTAATGCGGCATTACCGGAAAGGCTGTAAGGCTCCGGTTGGTCGCCCAGGAAATACAGGATGGCCCAGTACGCACTTAAAGCCAGTACACTGAAGATAACGACGCCTCTGATTTTGAAATAATGAATAATTAATGCGGCAAAACCATAACAAAGCGCAATGCGCTGCAACACCCCCATAATCCGGAGCGCCGAGAAATCTTTTAACGGATAACTGCCGTCTGAAAAGGTAATAAACGGATACGCATTTAAAAATAACCCGATCAAAAATATAAGAGCGGTCCGGGTAATTATTTTGGTCAGAAAAGCTTTGTTATCCTGCTGCGCGAATTTTTGCCTGCTAAAACTTAAAGCATTGCCTACTACAAACAAAAAAGTAGGAAAAACTAAATCGGTAATGGTAAATCCGTGCCATTCGGCGTGTCGGAAAGGCGCGTAAACTGTTTCCCAACTACCCGGCGTATTTACCACAATCATAAGCGCCACGGTCATTCCCCGCAATACATCCAGAGCCAGATACCGCGCTTTGGTTTTCGGGGTAAGTATTGCATTCGTGACTGCCACCGGCGAAGAATAAGCTTTATGCATAATAGTAGAAAAAGTAAGAAGAGCTATAAAAGCAATTATATCAGAATTATTTAAAGGAACTACCTTCCGGCTGTACTTTTATTTTGAATATTTTTGTCTCTTGCTTCCCTACATCCGCTCGCAAGGAAGTATTCGTATGTTCCCGGATAAAAATGAAATGAATAGATTTTATAAATATAACCGGAAACAGTATTCATTTTTGAACTGTTTCCGGTTCATTTGCTTTGTAACCCTAAGAATCTTTATTTTAGTTGAATGTTTTTACCTTTGAACTCTAGCTGTTAATTCTTATGGTCTAAATCTAAACTATAAGCTTAACCTAGCAATTTATTTTTATGCTGGAAAATACTAGTCGGAAAGAGACCGAGCGGGCTTTGGCAATTTCTCTACAGCAAGGTCAACCGCAAGTGCTTGCTTTATTGTACGATGCTTACGCTCCGGTACTATTGGGATTGATTACCCGAATCGTGCGGAACCCGCCGAAAGCGGAATTGATTTTACAGGAGACTTTCCTGGCTATATGGCAAAAGCGGAACACGTATCATGCGGCGCAAAGCGGGCTTTTAACCTGGATGATTATGGTGGCGAAAGAAACAGCCTTAGCTAATTTAGAAAGCGATAAATGGAATGATAATGCGAGCGAGAAAGAAACCGATAGCACCTTACCGGCCGATGATGCGCCAGTAGTCAAATCATTCCAGGAACTAGAAGCAAACGAAAAAGCGGCTTTAGATTTAGTCTATCTTAAAGGTCAGTGTTGTGCCGATGCAGCGGCTACCCTAGGTATATCGGAAGAGACTTTAAAAAATAATTTACGAATGGCCATTAAGCACTTAAGGGCCAATAAACCATGAAAGATACTGTTACGGAATATATTGAATCGGGTATCCTGGAACTTTACGTTATGGGCTTAACCAGCGCGGCAGAAAACGAAGAAGTAGAACTAATGGCTGCTACGCACAAAGCCATCCGCCAGGAACTCGATACCATTCTTACTACTATGGAGCTGTACGCTTCTGAACACGCTGTTGCCCCAAGGCCGCTTATGAAATCCTTGTTTCTGGCAACGGTGGATTACCTTAACCGCTTAGAAAAAGGGGAACCGGCCAGCTTTCCCCCTCTTTTAACCATTAGTTCTTCGTTAAGCGATTACGCGCCTTGGCTGAACCGGCCGGATATGTTTCTACCTGAAATTGCCGAGGATACTTATATAAAAATTATTGGCCATATTCCCACCATGACTACCGCTATTGTTTGGCTTAAAAATAAGGCTGATGCGGAAGTACACCGGAAAGAATACGAACGCTTTCTTGTAATAGAAGGCACTTGCACCGTAACTGCCG
This region includes:
- a CDS encoding circularly permuted type 2 ATP-grasp protein; translated protein: MSDVRSYETYQGVFSGYDLKPGFLDEVFSPEGKVFPHYNLVLDQFKQFTTEDFNELNELAKVSFFNQGVTFAVYSDKARGVERIFPFDLFPRIISASDWDHLERGVIQRNLAINLFIQDIYNKKQILRDGIVPAELIFSSSHYAKAMLGINPVGNIYNHISGTDLIKHSDGQYYVLEDNVRCPSGVSYVLSNREAMKKTLFNLFRKHDVLSVQDYPQQLLSIMQSVAPNSDNEPTCVVLTPGVYNSAYYEHSFLALTMGIPLVEGRDLFVDHNFVYMKTIYGPQRVDVIYRRIDDLFLDPLAFKADSVLGIPGILGAYREGNVSLLNAPGTGAADDKAVYSYVPEIIKYYLGEDPILNNVHTYRCELDHDYSYVLEHMEELVVKPVDESGGYGILVGSNSTREQREELKKVIAANRRKYIAQPIMSLSLHSTFIEKENKFEGRHIDLRTYTLLGKDKQYVLKGGLSRVALTKGSLVVNSSQGGGSKDTWVLAK
- a CDS encoding transferrin receptor-like dimerization domain-containing protein, coding for MKVLPLLLMFLLFAATGYTQKLMGFTDVNAAKQIDWEKQFDAQLNAKNLDTWMQFLTSHPHHVGSPQDKANAEYMANLFKQWGYQTEIASYDVLFPTPKTRLLELLGKQPYKAKLEEPSLPEDKTSGQKTEQLPAYNAYSADGDVTAELVFVNRGVPADYEELERFGVEVKGKIAIAKYGGSWRGIKPKLAAEHGAIGCLIYSDPQDDGYALGDVYPQGAFRPKDGVQRGSVMDMPVSPGDPLTPNIGATKKAKRLDRKEANTIMKIPVLPISYEDAMPLLQSLAGPVVPANWRGGLPITYHVGPSKDKVHLKVDFNWDIKPLYNVIAKLPGSEFPDEWVIRGNHHDAWVNGAADPTSGMVAEMEEARAIGELVKKGFKLKRTLVYCAWDGEEPALLGSTEWTEDHQDELRKKAVFYLNSDGNSRGFIEVGGSHTLEPFFNEIADAVIDPQTKVSIKDRSYAATMVTANKNARAKLTGTKTIKLEALGAGSDWSGFLQHLGIASMNLGFYGESEGGVYHSVYDSYDHFIKYQDPGFNYGVALSKTAGRIIMRMANADILPFEVNSFYKTVAEYITDLKSQLDNTRAENELENKMIQDKLFDLAKDPTSNYKIPKIKDAVPYLNFSHLENALVQLRTNTEALGKQYGSALGMPVTKQKQLNEILYKLERKLITEKGLPRRPWYKHQIYAPGYYTGYGVKTLPGIREAIEQRNWPEAQENIEVIAKTMESYTQQIQLALAVLSR
- a CDS encoding acyltransferase family protein, which gives rise to MHKAYSSPVAVTNAILTPKTKARYLALDVLRGMTVALMIVVNTPGSWETVYAPFRHAEWHGFTITDLVFPTFLFVVGNALSFSRQKFAQQDNKAFLTKIITRTALIFLIGLFLNAYPFITFSDGSYPLKDFSALRIMGVLQRIALCYGFAALIIHYFKIRGVVIFSVLALSAYWAILYFLGDQPEPYSLSGNAALKFDLLVLPAKNLYKGYGIPFDPEGLLSTLPAIVNVIAGYLTGVFIQKSGNNLKTITTLNWTVVLLVVVAQLWNIYFPINKPIWTSSYVLQTVGLDLLILAGLLFIIEIANLKKWTYFFEVFGRNPLFIYALSGMIVKTLGLIKIGDQGLQGWIYQHGYANWLAGKNASLLFAISYMLVLWLIGYLLDKKRVYIKV
- a CDS encoding alpha-E domain-containing protein — translated: MLSRIGNSLFWMGRYIERAEHVARYTKVHYVSSLDAPLALNKENTLESILDLMGQQADYYQKYGQLTDDDVLCFITIDDNNPSSIVSTVNLIRENARGTRDSISMEIWEAINRFYHSINKYDATRFQQKGIFSFSREVEENSSVIKGLIANTLIRDEVWMLISLGINLERAVQICKMILTTLYDVEKIDPAKRGGPAENYQWTMLLKSAQAFDMYKRYYKTNTWRRNILDFLLFNATFPKSLAYNLSYIQKNVQSIAFQEAKGKDSITFKVGKSAAQLQFMTIEEVEDDTIGFLNKALDKLYKLGRLLEEKYLVY
- a CDS encoding sugar phosphate isomerase/epimerase family protein; the protein is MKKISYLFSLLLFSGQFLPDAEAQSGKPLFPQMPGMEAYTYRESFKKNVAATLDTIKMLGFTELESGASPYGLTAETFRKMLDERRLTCPSVGAGYDEIVKDPAEVARKAKVLGAKYVMVAWIPHKKEFTLADAQKAASDFNRVGKILKDQGITFCYHNHGYEFGPYQNGTLFDYLAANTDPRYVSFELDILWAFHGGQDPVQLLNKYGSRWKLMHLKDLKKGVKGDLTGNTPIENDVVLGTGQLDIPAILKAAKKVGIKHYFIEDESPQPHKQVPQTLAYLKSLKE
- a CDS encoding MFS transporter, which encodes MENVNTPSSTEYESKSLKSTYTLQFWLLCLCSFLFMAGHYMILPELPAYLSSMGGGDYKGYIIGLFTVTAAISRPFSGRLADKIGRIPVIVLGTGVCCACALVYPFVGSVAAFLFLRLIHGFSMGFQPTGTSAYVADIAPENRRGEAIGLFGLLGSLGIAFGPVIGSTVAQQFSLTTMFYLSSVCSLVSVLLLSKMRETVAVPVPFAFSLLKIKVKELFEPRVWIPASILFLIMFPNGMVLTLIPDFSQFLGLSNKGVYFTFFTGASLATRYLAGRASDKYGRVPVLRCSLLILILAMMVTALATSPGILIVAAILYGITSGISSPTLYAWTVDLSRDQQRGRAMATAYFAVEAGVGAGALLAGWAFANQARNIPTVFWLATLFGFSAFLFLLLVAKSNRLK
- a CDS encoding RNA polymerase sigma factor produces the protein MLENTSRKETERALAISLQQGQPQVLALLYDAYAPVLLGLITRIVRNPPKAELILQETFLAIWQKRNTYHAAQSGLLTWMIMVAKETALANLESDKWNDNASEKETDSTLPADDAPVVKSFQELEANEKAALDLVYLKGQCCADAAATLGISEETLKNNLRMAIKHLRANKP
- a CDS encoding cupin domain-containing protein; the protein is MKDTVTEYIESGILELYVMGLTSAAENEEVELMAATHKAIRQELDTILTTMELYASEHAVAPRPLMKSLFLATVDYLNRLEKGEPASFPPLLTISSSLSDYAPWLNRPDMFLPEIAEDTYIKIIGHIPTMTTAIVWLKNKADAEVHRKEYERFLVIEGTCTVTAGEAIHSLAPGNYYEVPLHTSHVIQVTSKQPCKVVLQRVAVE